In Leifsonia sp. PS1209, the genomic stretch GTCCGGCGCGCGGTCGGCGAGGTCTTTCGCGATCGCGCCCGCCGCAGTGTTCTGGGCGTGGATGTTCTCGCTCGCGACGGTCAGCGACGGCGCTCCCGCGTGCATCCCGGGCAGGATGGTCGGCAGGAACATGCTGCCCCAGACCGCGGCGGCCGCCGCGACGCAGAGCCCGCCGAACAGGGACAGCCGCAGCAGAGAGGCGATGCCGAGCAGCAGGATGACCCCGCCGAGCCACGGCAGGAAGGTCTCGATCAGCGACGCGGACCCCACGATGTTCGGCAGCAGACCGTGCCAGAGCAGCAGTGCGCCCACCATGAGGGCGAGCAGGCCTGTGACGATGCCGCGCGGGCCACGGCTGGAACGGATCATCGACACTCGCACGATTATTCACGGTGCACCGCTGAGAACCCGCCGCAAACGCTGGACAGAGGCTGAGCACTGCCCTGGTGAGCCTGGGAGCGGGAGGGTACGGTTGCTGCATGACCAACATCTCCCTGAAGCTCGCGGAAACGATCAGCTCAAACGGCATCAAGTCGGTCTACGGCGAGCCCGTGGAGATCGACGGGACCACCATCGTCCCTGTCGCGGCCGTGCAGTACGGCTTCGGCGCAGGCTCGGCCGGGGAGGGCGAGGACGCCGACGCCCCCGGTGGAGCGGGCGGTGGAGGCGTGAGCATCCCGTTCGGTGCGTACATCAACGACGAGACCGGTGTGCACTTCCGTCCGAACATCATCACGCTGCTCGCCGTCGCCATCCCGTTCGTCTGGGTGGCCGGCCACGCCTGGGCACGCATCATCCGGGCGTTGAAGAAGTAGACTGAACGCGAACACGGGAGTCCGGTGAGCCGGGCTGAGAGGAAACTTCTCAAGTTTCGACCGTTGAACCTGATCTGGATCATGCCAGCGCAGGGAGACATTCTCGAATCCCGTGCCCTCTTTCCACGAACGAAAGGGCACGAACAGTGCACGCAACACTCTCTCCGAGCACCACAGCCGATCGCAGCACGCGCGTCCTGAAATGGCGGGTCGTCGACATCGTCGTCGCCAGCGTGGTCGCCGTCGCCTCCGGCGTCGTCTTCTGGGTCTGGGGACAGCTCGACAACCCCATCTCCGGACCGGTGAGCGCCGTGCTCCCGGGCTTCCAGGGCATCCTGAACGGGCCGTGGCTGTTCGCGGGCGTGCTCGGTGCGCTGATCATCCGCAAGCCGGGTGCTGCGATCTACACCGAGCTGGTCGCCGCGACCGTCTCGGCGCTGATCGGCACGCAGTGGGGCTTCGCGACGCTCATCTCCGGGCTGGTGCAGGGCCTCGGTGTCGAGATCGTCTTCGCCCTGTTTCTCTACGCAAACTGGCGGCTGCCTGTCGCGCTGCTCGCGGGGGCCGGAGCGGGCATCGCGGAGTCGATCCTCGACCTCCTCTACTGGTACCCGGGCTCCAAGCTCGGCTTCGTCGTGACGTACACGATCACCACGACCATCTCCGGCATCGTCGTGGCCGGGCTGCTCTCCTGGCTGCTCGTGCGCGCGCTGGCGAAGACCGGCGCGCTCAGCAGGTTCGCATCCGGTCGCGAGGCGACAGGCAGGGTCTGATCATCGCAGGCAGTGCGGATGGTCTGCGCGGACCGTCAGCCCCGGTCGCCGTTCGGGTCGACGACTGGGGCTGGCGCTATGCCGGGCGCAACGCGTGGGCGGTCAGCGGACTGAGCCTGAGCATCCAGCCGGGGGAGCGGGTGCTGCTGCTCGGCGCATCCGGAGCGGGCAAGTCGACCGTGCTCGCAGGCCTCGCCGGGGTGCTCGGCGGGGACGACGACGGGGAGACCGTCGGGTCCGTCATCGTCGGGGGACGGCGCCCGGCCGATGCGCGTGGGGCGAGCGGGCTGCTGCTGCAGGACCCGGACTCGCAGGTCATCCTCGCGCGCGTCGGAGATGACGTGGCCTTCGCCTGCGAGAACCTCGGCGTGCCGCGCGAGCAGATCTGGCCGAGGGTGCGGGATGCGCTCGACGCGGTGCGGCTCCGGGTGCCGCTCGACCACCCCACCGCGGAGCTCTCCGGCGGTCAGAAGCAGCGGCTCGCCCTCGCCGGGCTGCTGGCGATGCGGCCGGGACTGCTGCTGCTCGACGAGCCGACGGCGAACCTCGACCCGGACGGCGTGATCGAGGTGCGTGAGGCTGTCGAGTCCGTGCTCGCGGCCACCGGGGCGACGCTGATCGTGGTCGAGCACCGCGTGGCCGTCTGGCGCGGCATCGTGGACAGGGTGATCGTGCTCGCCTCCGACGGCGGTGTGCTCGCCGACGGACATCCGGATGCCGTGCTCGCCGACACCTCGAACGAGCTGAGGACGGCAGGCGTCTGGCTGCCCGACGAACCGGTGCCCGTCGCCAGGGAGGTCGTCACCGGCGCACCGCTGCTGACCGCCGACGCGTTGGCGTTCGGCCGCGGTCCTGCCGTCGCCCGTCGCGCCCGGCGGGGGAGGCGCGGCCACGCGGACAGGACGGCC encodes the following:
- a CDS encoding spore germination protein GerW family protein, translated to MTNISLKLAETISSNGIKSVYGEPVEIDGTTIVPVAAVQYGFGAGSAGEGEDADAPGGAGGGGVSIPFGAYINDETGVHFRPNIITLLAVAIPFVWVAGHAWARIIRALKK
- a CDS encoding ABC transporter ATP-binding protein, yielding MRGPSAPVAVRVDDWGWRYAGRNAWAVSGLSLSIQPGERVLLLGASGAGKSTVLAGLAGVLGGDDDGETVGSVIVGGRRPADARGASGLLLQDPDSQVILARVGDDVAFACENLGVPREQIWPRVRDALDAVRLRVPLDHPTAELSGGQKQRLALAGLLAMRPGLLLLDEPTANLDPDGVIEVREAVESVLAATGATLIVVEHRVAVWRGIVDRVIVLASDGGVLADGHPDAVLADTSNELRTAGVWLPDEPVPVAREVVTGAPLLTADALAFGRGPAVARRARRGRRGHADRTAELAAAALPDRVDARIAQGSALALVGRNGAGKSTLALTLGGLLPPLGGVLRAEGALAGQAGQEPSAWRSRDLLTRIGSVFQNPEHQFVASTVRDELAIGPRVLREPESAVTARVDELLDRLSLAPLADANPFTLSGGQKRRLSVATALATRPTVLVLDEPTFGQDANTWAGLVAMIAELRAEGHAIVAATHDDEFVTAIGATRLALGAGTEVRA
- a CDS encoding ECF transporter S component, which produces MHATLSPSTTADRSTRVLKWRVVDIVVASVVAVASGVVFWVWGQLDNPISGPVSAVLPGFQGILNGPWLFAGVLGALIIRKPGAAIYTELVAATVSALIGTQWGFATLISGLVQGLGVEIVFALFLYANWRLPVALLAGAGAGIAESILDLLYWYPGSKLGFVVTYTITTTISGIVVAGLLSWLLVRALAKTGALSRFASGREATGRV